One Candidatus Dependentiae bacterium genomic window, GGTCTTTGTCTGGTAGAGCACATAGTTCTTGTAGGGACAAAGGGGCCTTCCATGCAGACCATATATCGGTTCTTTGAAGATATAAGTTGCCTGTTATCACTTGGTAACACACATACGTGTAACAGGTAAGCACGCCAGTTAATATAATTTGCCATTTATGGGTTATCATATAAGCACTCGAGCTACTAGGTATACCTTTTAAAATATTAGATGCATCAGCTTGAGCATACGCATTTGAGCTGATGGCTGTATTAAATGTAGGGTGCATATCTGTGCGTGTGTTTACTGCTTGTTGCTGTGACAAATAAAGATTGATATTAATATCGGGTGTGTGATTATTATTAGGTGTATGATTACCGGGAATAATGAGGCGTGCATCTGGTCGTAGAGATGTTGTTACGGATTGTTGATGTGAAGGAAGTATATAATGAATAAGTTGTTCCCATAACCCGTGACGATGTGTGCTTAATTGCTCAGAAGGTTCTTGCATGCCATATGCATAGAATGTACTGAATATAAATAAGAGAATATATTGTTTCACGTTATAACTCGTATTGTTATTTTTTGTTAAATATTCTTGAGTGTTGCACAATTGATTTTGAGGAGACAAGAATGACGTATCGCAAACCTGATTATCCAATTCATGATATCATTTTACATCGTTGGTCGCCACGTGCTATGTCAGGTGAACCTATTTCTGATGCCGAACTTATGACATTATTTGAAGCGGCACGTTGGGCGCCATCATCATTTAATAATCAACCATGGCGATTTGTGTATGCAAAAAAAGATACGCCTGCATGGGATATATTTTTTGATTTACTGAATGATTCTAATAAAAAATGGGCACAACATGCTGCAGTGCTCTTGGTTATTGCATCGTGTGATACGTTTGAATATAGTGGTAAATATTCGCGTACTCATTCATTCGATACCGGAGCTGCATGGGAAAATTTAGCATTACAAGGTACCATCAATAATTTAGCAGTACGTGGGATGGAAGGTTTTAGTTATGAACGTGCAAAAAGAAGATTAAATATTCCCGATGGGTATACCGTAGAAGCAATGGCGGCCATTGGTAAACCAGGCAACAAAGAGGAGTTACCAGCTGATTTACAAGAAAAAGAAAAACCAAGCATGAGAAAAAATATAACAGAGTTTGTTTTTGAGGGGGCATTCAAGTAAACTTATAGATGAATATTTTTTTTGAAAAAGAGGTCAAATAGATGATGTCGTACATAGCAGATTTTGTGCTAGCTGCTTGGATTTTTAGTATTACGTATGATTGGTTTCATATTTTAATTAACACATTTCTATTGTGTTTTTTATTTTGGATACTTCTTGGTATGTCGTTGACACGAGCGGTACTTTTATCATTTAGCGCTCACTTTTTTTCATTTATGTTATATCTGATTCTTGGCATTAGTCTTATTGCATATCGTTTTGCATCGGAAGATATGACTGAAGCAGCAGCAACCAATGATACGCTGCTTGCATGTATATATTTGGGTATTGTATATGCTACGTTGCAATCTCTTTTTTTAATTCCTCTGCATATTATGACAGAAGAAAATACTTGGAAGCTTATTGCTGTTACGTGGATAAGTAATATGTTAGCAGCATTACTGAGCTACTGGTGCATTATAACAATAATTGAGCCGCTTTTATAAAGACAATGCTAATCAGATATCTGTGTAGGCAATTGGCTGCTGCTTATATGGTGAGCTCTATGTTCTTCTAATCCAAATTGCACAATTTGATCAATAAAATCCATAGGTTTAATACCTACCTCTAATGCTTGATGAAAAATACAGGTAGCAGGTGTAAGAGCGGGCAATGTGTTAACTTCCAATATAACTACACGTTCTTGGCCTGTTGGGCTTTGCTGAGCAGATTGATAAAAACAATCAATACGTGCGTATCCTTTACATTGTAGTGCTGCATACGCACGTTCCATAGTTTTTTGTACTAACATTAAAGCAGAGGGTGGCAATGGTGCTGGAGTTTGGTTTTCGCCTGCACCAGGTAAAAACTTTTCATGCATAGAAAGTATATCGTGCGTAGTAACGGTTTGACTTGGTGGTAATGCATGAGGGGCTTCATTGCCAATTACTCCTACGGTTAATTCCATGCCGCGAATAAATTCTTCAACCAAAGCTGCGGATTTATTCTGTGTAAAAAGATATTCTATTTTTTGTATGAGTTGGTGTATGTTGGTAATTTTTTCTACTAAGACACTGCAACCATCATCATGCGGTTTGACTATGCACGGAAACGCGATGTTTTCTTCTATATGTTGTACGAGTTGTTCTTTTTTATGTTGCCACACATCTTTATCAATTAAATATGCATGTGGTACATCGAAATTTTGTGTACGTAAAAATTGTGTTGTTTTGTATTTATCCATGCACAAAGCGCTTGTCAGTACGGATGAGCCATTATATGGTATACCAAGCATTTCCAGCGTGCCTTGCACAGCACCATTTTCACCCTTACCACCATGCAGTGCAATAAATACAAAATCTGCCAGTTGTGGTAAATCATGCCATGTAATTTGCATAGCTGGTGTTACAATGGCGTCAATTTCTTTGGTTGAATTACGGACTAATAATGATTGGTTGATATGAAACAAGTGCATGTAACTGTTTACAAAGATGGGTAGTACTTCATATTTGTAAGGAGATAATTTATAGGTAACATTTCTACCTGATTCGAGTGATATTTCTCGTTCATTAGAGTCGCCACCCATGAGTACTGCGACACGTAATTTGCGTGTATTCATAGTTTTTGTTTCGAGTTTTTCTTGATGTATAAATTTGTCGAGCATACCATATGCATGTAATTCTGTTTCAATTAAATGATTAATGAGTTTGGTGTGACTCATATTAATTTCTGCTGCTTCACGAAATACAAAACTTGCAGGGCCCATGCCGGACAAAGCGTTAGGATCAATAATAAATACGTGCTCATCTGGTGTTACAAATCCATCAATGCGGGAAATATTAGTAAGTCCGAGTGCGCGAGTTGTTTGTACACAAGTATCTTGAATTTTTTTGATGAGATCATCACTGCATCGTGCTGGTGTAAACTTGGTTGCACGGCCTGGCATATACTTTTGTTCATAATCAAAAATATGAGTATTTTTTTCGATGACAATTTCGGTTGGTGGTAATGATATAAGTGTATTGGTTTTATAATCAGTAATAGTAATGCAAGAAAATTCCATTCCTTCAATTTTTTCTTCTATTAATACCGCTTGCTTTGTTTGAGGATTAATAGTGCATGCATGATGTACTGCTGGCAGTAATTCCTGTGGATGTGTGACGACGCGTACCCCCAAGCTTGAGCCTTCTTTGTATGGTTTTACTATGCAAGGGAATGTGATATTTTTCTGTGCAAGTTGTTCTAGAATAGTTGATTCGTCGAGTGATTCTATGTGTTTTGGTGTTAGCACACAGTCACGTGCAACTTCAATGTTATGTGCACGCAAAATTTCTTTTTGCATGATTTTATTCATGCTGAATGCGCTACCCAAAATTTTTGAACCTAAA contains:
- a CDS encoding nitroreductase family protein, with translation MTYRKPDYPIHDIILHRWSPRAMSGEPISDAELMTLFEAARWAPSSFNNQPWRFVYAKKDTPAWDIFFDLLNDSNKKWAQHAAVLLVIASCDTFEYSGKYSRTHSFDTGAAWENLALQGTINNLAVRGMEGFSYERAKRRLNIPDGYTVEAMAAIGKPGNKEELPADLQEKEKPSMRKNITEFVFEGAFK
- a CDS encoding ATP-grasp domain-containing protein, giving the protein MQKIRVGVLMGGKSIEREVSFNSGRTVCDHLDTSRYEIIPIFQTLEGHLFILPLHFLYRGKISDFQHRLSKEAQKIIWDKLPELIDFVYICTHGNWAEDGTLQGFLEVLGIPYLGSKILGSAFSMNKIMQKEILRAHNIEVARDCVLTPKHIESLDESTILEQLAQKNITFPCIVKPYKEGSSLGVRVVTHPQELLPAVHHACTINPQTKQAVLIEEKIEGMEFSCITITDYKTNTLISLPPTEIVIEKNTHIFDYEQKYMPGRATKFTPARCSDDLIKKIQDTCVQTTRALGLTNISRIDGFVTPDEHVFIIDPNALSGMGPASFVFREAAEINMSHTKLINHLIETELHAYGMLDKFIHQEKLETKTMNTRKLRVAVLMGGDSNEREISLESGRNVTYKLSPYKYEVLPIFVNSYMHLFHINQSLLVRNSTKEIDAIVTPAMQITWHDLPQLADFVFIALHGGKGENGAVQGTLEMLGIPYNGSSVLTSALCMDKYKTTQFLRTQNFDVPHAYLIDKDVWQHKKEQLVQHIEENIAFPCIVKPHDDGCSVLVEKITNIHQLIQKIEYLFTQNKSAALVEEFIRGMELTVGVIGNEAPHALPPSQTVTTHDILSMHEKFLPGAGENQTPAPLPPSALMLVQKTMERAYAALQCKGYARIDCFYQSAQQSPTGQERVVILEVNTLPALTPATCIFHQALEVGIKPMDFIDQIVQFGLEEHRAHHISSSQLPTQISD